taatgacctttgaccccaaaatatatgaaaacgcacATAGACATTggataatgtcaatgcatgggtgcacgtggcaccactttgctatgtaaCTTGTGGCAGAattggggcattttgaaggtttatcgtctcagaccagaagtgaccccttaatgacatttgaccccaaataaaaaaaataccacatatgaattgggtaaccacaattcatgtgtgaacataccgttactgtcctatgtttttcttatcaaattaaaaatgttgaaggtttttcgttttataccggaagtgaccccttaatgacctttgacctcaaacaaaaaaataccacatatacataaggtaaacataattcatgtgtgcacataccgtcactctcctatgtttttcttagcttataaaatttttgaaggaatttggttttatacggaagtgaccccttaatgacctttgacctcaaatctgtgtatgattcatagacactgggtaatagcaatgcatgtgtgcaagttgcgtcaccgtcctatgtaatttgtgggagaagtagcattttgaaggtatttcgttttatacggaagtgaccccttaatgacctttgacctcaaacaaaaaaaaataccacatatacattaggttaacataattAATATGTGCACATACTGTCACTcttctatgtttttcttagctaacaaaatttttgaaggaattgggTTTtttacggaagtgaccccttaatgacctttgacctcaaatctgtgtatgatttatagacactgggtaataacaatgcatgtgtgcaagtagcgttactgtcctgcgaaatttgtgggagaagtagcattttgagttgaaatcacgtttttgacctgtgacccctacatgacctttgaccccacgagtttcatgtgacatgtaggggcatggtcagtgatagttgtgaccaagttaggttaaaatcggtgtaagcatgtcagtgctagagcaaatgaaatggtcgacagaagaaagaacctgtaagaaaaaagacacagccgtgactaatgtcACAGCTGTGTAAGAAGGCGGAAATCTACCTGAAATTCTTGTAGTATATCTGGATGATCAGAACTTTCCGGGACCCGTATTCTTCTTTAACAATTTTCTCATACATGTACGTCTACTGCACTGGCCTCCGATAAGATATCAGCCCCAAGATTTAATTTACTAAGTGTTTTCATAAAAGAACAAGAAATTAAAAACGAAATGTTGAAAAATTAGAGAAACAAAATCTAAGTAAGTTGAACATATAGGATTTTGGATAATCTCTTTCCCTTATAATGCCTTTTGTTGTTATAACTCCTTATCCTTGTAGATATATCAttgaaatatacaattttaatcaCAAactatatttcgcccttcaaaaaattgaacaggcttttaagggctggggtatgaacgtttgaacagtatttattgtgggacattagagcacatcagacatatcgaattgcattctgaatacgaagaatgtcattgtgatatcaaataattttgatttttgaaattcgcaatttaatacacattttatggcaaatcattaaaattgatattttgatatttaacagtacttgaagtaaactttataaatatgatgatttatacttaaagtgtatgtaggtgggatgaaaagccgacaatcaattgaaaattttgacctttcgtattgaagatatggattttttttgggaaaaaaatcaatatcttcaatatgaaaggtcaaaattgtcaattgaccgtcggcttttcctccctgctacatacactttaagaatatgtcattagatttatataatttaccgatgactgttatatatcaaaaatttgaaaaatatcaaattttaataatttgtcataaaatttgtattatatcgtgattttcaaaaaaaattaaaattatttgatatcagaaagacatgcttcgtattcagaatgcaattcgataggtctgatgtctcatgtcccacaaaaatactgtcgaaacgcaataaacgctcattttagatcccttaaagggatTTACAGCAGTGTGAATTAAATCACAGCATGTGTAAATATGGCAGTTGTGAGCATGTGAAGTATGTGTTCCGGTGCAAAGGATTTGCACACACGGAAGTCATTGTACTGCACAATTCCTCACTACGTCACACACAGACATCactgatggatatcaataacctccgtgGCAGTGTGTGTATATCATCTAAAGAGCAATTTAATTGGGATGCACATATGGTGCATTGGTGCAATACGCAGAGGTTATGATTATATGAATGTCTTTTTATTTAAGACGTTTCTTCTTCCAACAAAGCATTACTGATTATAGTTGTAAGATAGTTGAGCAAATAACCCTTAAAGTCAGACTTTTATACGCCGGTATTTACGTTCACTTTCACATGTTTAATCGCCATAATGTACATACAAATGCAAAGCATGATAGAACGCAGATCTTAATACACTACATTGTTGTACAATAGtctctctttagtgtgagttctgaacTTCTGATGTCTTTTTAAGTAAATTAAGCgaacaaaatcacattttaaatgaTTTCTCTTTTTTTCTGGTGCGtggcttttctttggtgtgagttctgatgtggtatATGAGACCCTCTTTTTCGGGTATAACATTTATTGCAATACTCACACTGgtgtggtttctctttggtgtgatttCCGATGTGTTATGTGAGGCTACTTTGTTGAGCACTTCTCAAAGCACTTCTCAATGCTTCTGGCAATATTCTCTGGCCATACtggtatggcttctctttggtgagTTTTGGGGTGTTGTGTAAGGTTACTTCTTTGAGCaaagcatttctggcaatactcacacttgtatggtttttctttggtgtgagttctgatgtggcatATGAGacattgtgttccaatatctgtgataagACCATCTCTCTgggtaaaatatttttgacaatactcacactggtgtagcctttctttggtgtgagttgtGATGTGTTTTTTCAAGTCACCGTTACaggcaaagcatttctgacaatattcacatttatatggtttctctttggtgtgagttctgatgtgttgtgCGAGGCCACTTCTTTgagtaaagcatttctgacaatactcacacttgtttggcttttcttttgtgtgagttctcaTGTGTTGTGTTAGGGTACTTCTTTGAGTAAAGCATtcctggcaatactcacactggaatggtttctctttggtgtgagatGTGAACATttactgataaggtttctctggTTTCTTTGTACTGTGAGTTGTGATGTGTCTTTTCAAGGCAGCATTAAAGGCAAAGCATTTGTGACAATATTCACAtttatatggtttctctttggtgtgagttctgatatgtcgTTTTAACTCGCTATTAAAtgcaaagcatttctggcaaGACTCACACTTATATCGCTTTtttttggtgtgagttttgatgaTGTGTTGTGCGAGGATACTTCTTTGAGCAAAGCATTTCTGGCAATAATCACACTtgtatggcttctctttggtgtgagttctcatGTGTTGTGTGAGCCAACTTTTATGAGCAAAACACTTCAGACAATATTCACAgcggtatggtttctctttagtgtggcATCTCATGTGTCTATCAAGATTTAACTCTTGGCTAAAATATTGTCTACAATACTGACACTGATGCAGTGCCGCCTTGTTTTGCCTGTCATGGGTTTTCAAATGTTCAGTCAAATGTTTTTTTCCGACAAAACACTCTTCACATATCTCACACTGAAAGAAAAGTTGTGTAGTGTTCTCATCAATGATCAGATTGGGATTCTTTCTCTTCTTGGCAAGAGCTCGAGTGTATTTCACCATATGTCGTTTTCTATGTTGCTGTAGCATATCAAAGGAGTGCAAAGTAATGTCACAGAATGTACATGTAAAAGGCTTCAACAACTCCATTGTTGATCCAGTATTatctacatgtatacaaaattaCCGATATCTAGTACTGGCCACACTGAAATAACCTggacataaaacaaaagaataaagAGGTACAATAAGAAATCCGAAACCGTTTTGATTTGAAACttagaaaatacaaaataagtATATTTTTAAgaacaaaatctttaaaaaattataaatctcACTATAAATTGGCTGATGTTGTATCTATGTCCCATGAAAGGCTGACAGTTTTAATGCAAAATTTACACGATAGAAAGTACCACTGAAAAGAACactgaaatatttattttgttattttgtattaagCAATTGTCCAACAACACTGAAAAATAGACTGAAATCATTTGCCACTCATTAGTTCCATTGAAATTGATCACACTAATACACTAATTTGAGGGGACCAATTCAATTGTTATCAAAATTACTATCCTGGACCATAGGTGTCAATCCCGGTGGACACGTCCCCTCCTCATTTTGGGctggggggacacaatatcaaatgccccCCCCCACGTTTCTGCACATACTTTTATACCAATCTACCTCactttctgatgaaatcccatggatgtgGGAGGCATtatcaagtaagtcaaatatTTGTTGCTCGAGAACTGTTTAAAAGCTCTGTTTATCACGTATTTCATGAATATGTGTGCAATTGTCCCCATCAACTTCAGGGGGTAAAAAGCTTTGCCTAAACTGCTAATGTCTGGTATGCTAGTGACAGAAAGGAAAAAGAGGGCTTTCAGGAGAGTTGATCAGACTTAGGAAAAAGACAGAAACAGAAGGATTGAAGAAAGTGATCAAGACGCAGATACACATGACAAAGCCGACTAAGATATTTAATTATCCAGGACCAAATATTTTTGATGCCCTGTCAACAAGCCAGAAAATATAAATTAGACAAtctttccaaaaactaacaaaATGGTTAAAATGTCCTTAAAGGACCATTTTGACATATCATTggaaataatgaacaaaaacatgctatttttagtccattatatgaatttgaaaaggccatacaaatgtagatcaaaaactataggtcacagacattcaccatcatcaactcttttgttcagaataactaggttgacatgacatatttttcaaatcaataaaatatatactttgaatacaaatcaccaaaaaagCCAACCAAATGccatcaaaaaaaaaatgcaactgCAGAGTCAAAGAAACCTGTCCCTCCGTGGAAAGTGCATGACAAGTGCTTTAGTATATAAAGCCAGTGTATCTTCGAATACAGAGTCTAAATCTTATATAGGACTTTCAGGTGGAACCTTTAAACAGAGGTTCAACAACCACACCAAATCattcaaacatgacaaatatgagAAGGAAACAGAACTCTCAAAATATGTATGGCAACTTAAAAGAAAAGGAAGTAACTACTCTATCCACTGGGAAATCTTGAAAGAATCAAACACACACAGACGTCACTCAGAACAATGCAACCTATGCATTGAAGAGAAATTAGAAATACTGCGTATGCGAAAGGGCCTAACACCATCAATAATAAAACCGAACTCATCTCAAAATGCCGACACGGTCGGAAACCACCAAGCAgcgcaaagaaaaaataaattgcgCACTTCATTACTTGCGTAGTTGCTTACGCCTACTGCGCCTCcgcattttaaagaaataatttgcgCACTTCATTACATGCGTATATATGCTGCACCTATTGCGTTTTTCGCTaaacatgcgtgcatttgtttTTCGCATATCAAAATTGCGAGCATGCGtgtatgaaaagaaataaatacgcACTTCATTGCATGCGTAGTTGCTGCGCCTATCGCGTTTTTCGCTAAACATGCGTGCGTATACACTGTGTCATTCGTTTTAAACATGCGCGCTGTCATACTTTTCTAGTGAAGACGCGTACGCTTTCAACGCtatgaatttatttgttttgttttggagttacagttcagtgttcagctatttatctgatgatcgccgttttaggcgtgaaactccgagtaataaatcatgctgatataacataattacgctgtttttatatattttattacacgctctactatctaatagtatcgagcactattttcagctgttttgattaactatatattatagcAGGCTCCCTATTTTGGTTGAGCACTATTTATCACTATACCAGCCGTAGCACCGTAAACATGGATCTACTCAAACTGAACTACTCCGACAAGAACATTCCTATACCATCACACAGCGAATACTTGAAAAGACTACTAGAAAAAGTGGAAAGCGTCATCAAGCGAATGAGATGGAAAGCTTTTTTCTTCCTTAACGATGAAGAAGATACAGATACCAGCAGCGACGATGACAGCAGCGATGAAGAAGTCGATCAGTACGGAAAATTCGGATTCAAGTCAAAGAAGACCCCACCGCAAATCAAGGAAATGGCTCATTTCGAAAGAGACATGCTTGAAATGGTAGAAAACATTCAATTCCGATAGGTAAACGATGAATTCCAAACCGTGCTAAGAGAGGATGCAGATAAGATCAACTCCTCAGATAAACTCTTCGTACCAGCAGACAAAACAAGGAACATATACAAGATGGATAACAAACAGGTATGACAAGCTTCTTACTGAAAACACTACCCAGAAATATAAAAGAGCAGATACCAGTATTGTTAAAGAAATCGACACTGAATTCAATAACATTGCCAACAAATTAGACATAAGTGATAGGATTGACAAAACGGCTGAAAGTCACGCCTTTATCTCACTGAAAGACCACAAAGACAACTTTGAAACCAATCCAAAATGTAGACTAATCAACCCAGCAAAAACAGAATTAGGAAGGGTGAGCAAACAAATGCTAGACCGGATAAATAATAACATCAGACTAAAAATACACGTGAACCAATGGAGGAATACGTCCTCCGTATTAAAATGGTTCAATGGTCTACAAGAAAAATGCATGCTCATCTTCCTTATATTTGACATATCGGAAGACCTTCTCACCAAGTCTTTAAACTGGGCTAAACAATACACAACCATCTCAAACCTAGAACAAGAAACGATAATGCACGCACGTAAATCCCTCCTCTTCGACAACAAAGGCAATCCATGGGTGAAGAGAGACGCAAACAACGCATTTGATGTCACAATGGGGGGATTTGACGGCGCAGAAGTGTGTGAATTAGTGGGCCTCTTCATCTTACAAACGTTAGAAATGAAACTCAATGCAACCAGTATCGGACTCTACAGGGATGACGGTCTTGCGGTACTCAAGAACCACTCAGGAAATAAGGCAGACAGAACAAGGAAGCAACTCATAAAGATCTTCCAATCATTTGGACTAAAGATAACTGTTCAAACCAACATGAAATCAGTCAACTTCCTAGATGTTAACCTTAACCTCGACACCGGTATACATCAAGCCTACAAAAACCCAATGACCATCCAGTCTACATCAACACCCAATCCAACCATCCACCTCACGTCATCAACCACATCCCTATCGCCATTGGGAAAAGAATCTCCACACTTTGGCGTCCAACCACGGCGTCTTCAAGAAAGCCGCCCCGCATACAATGACGAAGCTCTGAAATCAAGTGGTCACGCTGAATCCATTCAATACACCACCAAGGAGAATAATACAAGACCATCAGCAGAAGAAAAGACGCCGCACCAGAAAAGTCATCTGGTTTAACCCTCCGTACAATAAAGCCGTGAAATCAAATGTAGGGAATATGTTGATCAAGCTTCTAGCCAAACACTTCCCGCGTGGACACAAACTCAACAAAAtatttaaggggtggtgcaataattatgtgtaccccggggtgaattatagggggcaaagatttttggcaggccaaaaggggggcaagcattttttggcaggtcgaaagggggtcaagcgattttggcaggtcgaaaggggggcaagcaattttggcacagatattttgggcaccgtttctatattacgccctaaaaaggtgtaggaaaacgttaggaacacattcaaatatgcaatatGTATAAtttcaatttaaggttttaaatcgggttccccaaaatcttgcatgtgtaagggggggggcaaagattttttggcacgtcaaacggggggggggggggcaaaggttttttggcacggcgaaagggggggcaaaggtttttgcacggccaaagggggacaagcgatttttggcagaccattttgagaattcaccccggggtacacataattattgcaccacccctaacaggAACACTGTGAAAATCAGCTACAGTtgtatgaaaaatatgaaatcaatCATCAAATCCCACAACTCACAAATCACCAAAAAAGCCAACCAAATGCCATCAACAAAAAGTTGCAACTGCAGAGTCAAAGAAACCTGTCCCCTCCGTGGAAAGTGCATGACAAGTGCTTTAGTATATAAAGCCAGTGTATCTTCGAATACAGAGTCTAAATCTTATATAGGACTTTCAGGTGGAACCTTTAAACAGAGGTTCAACAACCACACCAAATCattcaaacatgacaaatatgagTAGGAAACAGAACTCTCAAAATATGCATGGCAACTTAAAAGAAAAGGAAGTAACTACTCTATCCACTGGGAAATCTTGAAAGAATCAAACACACACAGACGTGACTCAGGACAATGTAACCTATGCATTGAAGAGAAATTAGAAATACCGCACTTCATTGCATGCGAAGTTGCTGCGCCTATCGCGTTTTTCGCTAAACATGCGTGCGTATACACTGTGTCATTCGTTTTAAACATGTATGCGCGCTGTCATACTTTTCTAGTGAAGACGCATACACTTTCAACGCTATgaatttatttcttttgttttggagttacagttcagtgttcagctatttatctgatgatcaccgttttaggcgtgaaactccgagtaataaatcatgctgatataacataattacgctgttttatgtattttattttactttgaatACATATTTATTTTTTCCCTCGTGCAACAATTACCGTACATTTTTATGTCAAACtggccaaaatatcacaaaaatattatttttgccaTTATTTTATAtcgagttgtgctgtgacattttttttCATCAGCGTTGGAAATCCTTGTGATATTTAACCCTTCAATCCGACTTTTACATGTGTATACGCCAGTATTTACGTTAGCTTTCGCATCTTTAATCGCAATAAATGTATACAAACACAAAGCATGATGAGATGCATATTAACCACTGGGCTGACATCCTGCAGACCCTAATACACTATACATGTAGTCTCTCTTTAGTGAGAGTTCTAATGTGTctttttaagtaaattaaacgAACAAACTTTTATATTTATACATTTGATATAATCTCTCTTTCGTGCAAGTTCTGGTGTGtggcttttctttggtgtgagttctgatgtgctaTACATTTGTATTTTCTGGGTATAACATTTGTGGCAATACTCAAACTGGTatcgtttctctttggtgtgagatCCGATGTGTTGTGTGAGGCTACTTTGTTGAGCAAAGCATTTTTGGCAATATTCACACTGGTGTGGCTtcactttggtgtgagttctgagtTGTGTGAGGTTACTTCTTTGAGTaaagcatttctggcaatactcacacttgGTGTGGTATTTTTTGCGTGTGAGCTGATGTGGCATATGAGACCTTCTCTCTGGGtgaaacatttttgccaatacTCACACTGGTGTAGCTTTTCTTTAGTGTGATTTCTGATGTGGTGTGTGAGGCTACTTATTTGGGTAAACTATTTCTAACAATACTCACATTGGTATGGCTTTTCTTTGattgagttctgatgtgtcttttcaAGTCATTATTTTGGGAaaagcatttttgacaatattcacatttatatggtttctctttggtgtgagttctgatgtgttgtgTGAGGTTACTTCTTTGAGTAAAGCATTTCTGGCAATGCTCACACtggaatggtttctctttggtgtgagttctaatgtgttGTGTGAGGTTACTTCTTTGAGTAAAGCATtcctggcaatactcacactgaaatggtctctctttggtgtgagttctgatgtgttgtgTGAGGTTACTTCTTTGAGTAAAGGATtcctggcaatactcacactgaaatggtttctctttggtgtgagttctgatgtgttgtgTGAGGTTACTTTGAGTAAAGCATtcctgacaatactcacacttgGTGTGGTTTctttttggtgtgagttctgatgtgttgtgTGAGGTTACTTCTTTGGGTaaagcatttctggcaatactcacactggaatggtttctctttggtgtgagttctgatgtgttgtgTGAGGT
This DNA window, taken from Amphiura filiformis chromosome 16, Afil_fr2py, whole genome shotgun sequence, encodes the following:
- the LOC140136286 gene encoding LOW QUALITY PROTEIN: uncharacterized protein (The sequence of the model RefSeq protein was modified relative to this genomic sequence to represent the inferred CDS: substituted 1 base at 1 genomic stop codon), with translation MELLKPFTCTFCDITLHSFDMLQQHRKRHMVKYTRALAKKRKNPNLIIDENTTQLFFQCEICEECFVGKKHLTEHLKTHDRQNKAALHQCQYCRQYFSQELNLDRHMRCHTKEKPYRCEYCLKCFAHKSWLTQHMRTHTKEKPYKCDYCQKCFAQRSILAQHIIKTHTKKKRYKCESCQKCFAFNSELKRHIRTHTKEKPYKCEYCHKCFAFNAALKRHITTHSTKKPEKPYQXMFTSHTKEKPFQCEYCQECFTQRSTLTQHMRTHTKEKPNKCEYCQKCFTQRSGLAQHIRTHTKEKPYKCEYCQKCFACNGDLKKHITTHTKERLHQCEYCQKYFTQRDGLITDIGTQCLICHIRTHTKEKPYKCEYCQKCFAQRSNLTQHPKTHQREAIPVWPENIARSIEKCFEKCSTK